The Oncorhynchus clarkii lewisi isolate Uvic-CL-2024 chromosome 29, UVic_Ocla_1.0, whole genome shotgun sequence genome contains a region encoding:
- the LOC139388197 gene encoding syncollin-like: MKVMIALLLSTLCFEVLNAQCPEANALKDADGVKLCARMFEDSHYYYEQSCGGEYLDAYPGEDVPIIPWRWNNRISSLVVSRGCSLTVWKYTKKRGSKSKFGAGIKYRLKETMQGLFGDWENDISGYYCVC; this comes from the coding sequence ATGAAGGTGATGATCGCTCTGCTTCTGAGCACTTTGTGCTTTGAAGTCCTCAATGCCCAATGCCCAGAAGCCAATGCGTTGAAAGACGCAGATGGCGTGAAGCTTTGCGCACGTATGTTCGAGGACAGTCACTATTATTACGAGCAGAGTTGTGGGGGAGAGTACCTTGATGCTTACCCAGGTGAGGACGTCCCTATCATCCCATGGCGCTGGAACAACCGCATCTCTTCCTTGGTGGTGTCAAGAGGTTGCAGCCTTACTGTTTGGAAATACACCAAGAAGAGAGGAAGCAAATCTAAATTCGGTGCTGGAATCAAATATCGCCTCAAAGAAACGATGCAAGGTCTTTTCGGCGATTGGGAAAACGACATCTCTGGATACTACTGTGTGTGCTAG
- the LOC139387766 gene encoding EH domain-containing protein 2: MSSGGLKDRNSETLEDVNAVTKELKYLYYKRLLPIEKQYDFQHFHSPSFEEADFDNKPMVLVMGQYSTGKTTFIRYLLEQDFPGSRVGPEPTTDSFTAIMHGEVEQLIPGNALSVDHKKPFRHLNSFGNTFLNRFQCALLPNQVLESISIIDTPGILSSAKRRMSRGYDFPAVLRWFAERVDHIILLFDAHKLEFSDELTRAFGALCGYEDKLRVVLNKADRVDSQQLMRVYGALMWSLGKVFQTPEILRVYIVSLWSQPRLLSDHCQLLELEELDLLADIRNLPRNAAVRKLNDLVKRARLVRAHAHIINHLKQEMPTLFCKESKKQNLIYKLPLIFSKIQQQQRVPAGDFPDCAKMQERLMGQDFTKFKTLKPSLMASLDKLLSNDIAKLMPLLHQQDLKKASLPGIPDGTFLEPSWSLFEQVTKSGVSREMQNDEWVVTKDKQKYDEIFYNLCPNEGKLSGTKAKEWMVSTHLPNSVLGHIWRLSDVDCDGMLDDEEFALAIHLIEAKLEGHGLPGELPAHLVPPSKRLHKGLAV, encoded by the exons ATGTCTAGTGGGGGGCTGAAGGACAGAAATTCTGAAACCCTGGAGGATGTCAACGCAGTCACAAAAGAGCTCAAGTATCTTTACTATAAGAGGCTGCTTCCCATAGAGAAGCAATATGACTTCCAACACTTTCATTCTCCCAGCTTTGAGGAAGCCGATTTTGACAACAAACCGATGGTGCTGGTGATGGGTCAATACTCGACAGGGAAGACTACTTTTATCAG ATATCTCCTTGAGCAAGACTTTCCAGGTAGCCGTGTTGGTCCAGAGCCCACGACAGACAGCTTCACTGCCATCATGCATGGGGAAGTAGAACAACTGATCCCAGGCAATGCTCTGTCAGTAGACCACAAAAAGCCCTTTCGCCACCTCAACTCTTTTGGAAATACCTTCCTGAACAG ATTCCAGTGTGCCCTGCTGCCAAATCAAGTCCTGGAGAGTATCAGCATTATTGACACACCAGGCATCTTATCTTCGGCTAAGAGGAGAATGAGTCGAG GATATGATTTCCCAGCAGTGCTGCGCTGGTTTGCAGAACGTGTGGACCACATCATCCTTCTGTTTGATGCACATAAACTGGAGTTCTCTGATGAGCTCACACGTGCCTTTGGGGCTCTGTGTGGCTATGAAGACAAGCTGCGTGTGGTACTGAATAAAGCAGACAGGGTTGACTCTCAACAGTTGATGCGAGTGTATGGTGCTCTCATGTGGTCACTGGGGAAGGTGTTTCAAACACCTGAAATACTCCGGGTTTACATCGTCTCCCTCTGGTCACAGCCACGTCTGTTGTCTGACCACTGTCAACTGCTGGAGCTTGAGGAACTGGATCTTTTGGCGGATATCCGGAACCTGCCTCGAAATGCTGCCGTACGGAAACTTAATGACCTAGTTAAGAGGGCACGCCTAGTTAGG GCCCATGCACATATCATTAACCATCTCAAGCAGGAGATGCCCACACTTTTCTGCAAGGAGAGCAAGAAGCAGAACCTGATCTATAAGCTTCCTCTCATCTTCTCCAAGATTCAACAGCAACAGCGAGTACCAGCTGGTGACTTTCCTGACTGTGCCAAGATGCAG GAACGGCTAATGGGTCAAGATTTCACAAAGTTCAAGACACTCAAGCCCAGCCTAATGGCTTCCTTGGACAAGTTACTGTCCAATGACATTGCAAAGCTGATGCCTTTACTACATCAACAGGATCTGAAGAAGGCTTCCCTGCCAGGGATTCCGGATGGAACCTTCTTAGAACCTTCTTGGTCTCTCTTTGAGCAAGTTACAAAGAGTGGAGTAAGCAGGGAAATGCAGAATGATGAGTGGGTGGTGACAAAAGATAAACAAAAATATGATGAGATATTCTACAATCTCTGTCCAAATGAGGGCAAACTGAGCGGTACTAAGGCCAAGGAGTGGATGGTCAGCACCCACCTGCCAAACTCAGTACTTGGCCATATCTGGAGGCTTTCTGATGTGGACTGTGATGGCATGCTGGATGATGAGGAGTTTGCCCTAGCCATCCACCTCATTGAGGCCAAGCTGGAGGGCCATGGGCTCCCAGGAGAGCTGCCTGCCCACCTGGTGCCACCTTCGAAACGTTTGCATAAAGGATTAGCTGTTTAG
- the LOC139387901 gene encoding selenoprotein W, 1, with protein sequence MKMIRGSLRLIYFITTSNIKEIALHRQPFCNYYLSRRRAAGICDMGVKVHIIYCGGUGYRPKFTRLKTQLEDEFPGDLEITGESTPSTSGWFEVEVNGKLVHSKKEGSGFVDNEQKMATLVDAIDKVLGK encoded by the exons ATGAAGATGATTCGTGGGTCGCTCCGCCTTATTTATTTCATAACAACGTCAAATATCAAGGAAATAGCCTTACACCGACAACCCTTTTGCAACTACTATCTCTCTCGGAGAAGGGCTGCTGGGATTTGCGATATGGGAGTCAAAGTTCATATCATCTACTG CGGTGGATGAGGGTACAGGCCCAAG TTCACCAGACTCAAGACACAGCTTGAGGATGAATTCCCAGGTGATCTTGAGATT ACTGGTGAAAGCACACCTTCAACCTCTGGGTGGTTCGAGGTGGAGGTGAATGGCAAGTTGGTCCACTCAAAGAAG GAGGGGTCAGGCTTTGTGGACAACGAGCAGAAAATGGCAACATTGGTTGATGCCATTGATAAGGTGTTGGGGAAATAA
- the LOC139388286 gene encoding guanine nucleotide-binding protein G(I)/G(S)/G(O) subunit gamma-8-like has translation MSNNMAKIADARKTVEQLKLEVNIERMMVSKAAADLMAFCEAHAKEDPLVTPVPSSENPFREKKFFCAIL, from the exons ATGTCCAATAACATGGCTAAGATTGCAGATGCTCGCAAGACAGTGGAACAGCTGAAACTGGAGGTCAACATTGAAAGAATGATG GTGTCCAAAGCAGCAGCTGATCTAATGGCCTTCTGTGAGGCTCATGCCAAGGAGGACCCGCTGGTGACACCAGTGCCATCCTCTGAGAACCCCTTTCGGGAGAAGAAATTCTTCTGTGCAATACTCTGA